In one Solanum dulcamara chromosome 1, daSolDulc1.2, whole genome shotgun sequence genomic region, the following are encoded:
- the LOC129884860 gene encoding cysteine proteinase inhibitor 4-like has translation MAFKSNSLLTLSMMIVIASIFCHVFAMTDDQKLQNSFENVMNTLDLSVSNGDWQTIKDPNDPKVVDIAKFAVNSENIISKDVELTLERVLNGRFQVDNDGTTYELTIVAIDFDEESEYKTVVFENSKDNVRKLISFSCLKLKCINI, from the coding sequence GCTTTTAAATCAAATTCTCTTCTGACTCTTTCGATGATGATAGTAATTGCTTCCATTTTCTGTCATGTTTTTGCTATGACCGATGATCAAAAATTACAGAATTCGTTCGAAAATGTAATGAATACTCTAGATCTGTCTGTATCAAATGGTGATTGGCAAACTATCAAAGATCCAAACGATCCTAAAGTGGTGGACATTGCAAAATTTGCAGTAAATAgtgaaaatatcatatcaaaagatGTTGAATTGACACTTGAGAGGGTGTTGAATGGAAGATTTCAAGTTGATAACGATGGCACCACTTATGAATTGACAATTGTAGCCATAGATTTTGATGAAGAAAGTGAATATAAAACGGTTGTTTTCGAAAATTCTAAGGACAATGTTAGAAAACTCATTTCATTCTCTTGCTTAAAACTTAAGTGTATCAacatttag